The Pleurodeles waltl isolate 20211129_DDA chromosome 10, aPleWal1.hap1.20221129, whole genome shotgun sequence sequence GATTGTGTTTGTGGTTCAGACATGTATTTGCTCTGTTCCAGGGTAGTTGGGCCTTTGGTCCAGGCTCTTGTCTCTCGGATAGAATGGTTGAGTGTTGTATCTCCCAGTGGTGAATCTGGGCATTAAAGTGTGCTGTGTTTCAGTCCATTGCACATTGGTCCAGAGAGTCTGTTTCTGAGGTAGTGAGGTATAAGTGGgtcctcttcttttctcttttgagTCACAGATGGTTTCTTGGTGTGGATCTTATTTTTCCAGAATTTGGCTGATAATGCATGCTGTGGATCATTCTTGTCTCACGGGTGATTTCTTTACAATTATGGCTTATGTATGCATTTTCTTGCATTGCAGCAAGTGTGACGTTTGATGGTCTCACATCTGGCTTTTTGGTGCAGAACGTACTATTGGATAGCTGCTGAGGTTATGCGTGATGTGGATCAGTCTCCTCTCACAGGTCATTCCTTGGTGCACAGGACCCTGTAATGAGGTAGCTGGCAGTAGTATATTCTCTGCTGTGGGCATTGTGATACAGGCTCCTGCCTCAGAGCTTTTCTTCATGCGTGCCTTTAGTTTCTGGGTGGGTAGGTTGGCAGTAGTAGTTTGTCTGGTCCGCGCTCCTCTCCTGTAGCTGGTGTTGTGATGAGTCCGGTCAGCTGCAGCAATAGTTTGGCATTAGTAATTTCTGAACTCGTGTGTCACCTGTAGTTCGCGTGCAGGGCCTGTTTCTGGGGTTGtctggcagtagtgcttggtgtaGTTCATGTGCTGTATATCGGGCTGTTCTCTCGCAAGCAGTTTCTGTTTATTCAGGGCCTCTTGGTGAACtgcgcagtagtattgtccgtgctACGGGCATCATGATAAAGACTCTTGCCTCAGATCATTTCTTGATGTGTGCCCTTTGTTTTGGGGTAAGTTGGCAGTAGTAGTTTGCGAGGCCTTGCATCCGTCTTCTAGATGGTGTTGTAATACATACAGTCAGTGCAGGAATTGCTTGGTAGAGTTCGGTCTGGACTCGTGTGCTACCTCTACTTGGTGTGCAGAGCTTGTTTCCAGCATTAGATGCTTTGTGTGAGTCTTTTCCCTTAAAGGTGGTTTCTTGGAGTGTTTGTCCTCTTGGGGTGGTTAGGCTGTGGTGGTTgctgtgctttgtgttctactctagGCTGTTCTCTCACAGGTAATTTCTTTACACAAAGGACCTGTTGGCAGCCCTACAGGGTGTGACCACCGTCTTCCACTGCGCCTCTCCCGCCCCATCCAGTGACAACCGGGACCTTTTCTACAAGGTGAACTATGTTGGCACTAGGACCGTCCTGGAAGCCTGCAAGGAGGCCGGTGTGCAGGTAAGATGAAGCTTGCCTCTATTTAGTCCACAAGGGAGACTGCTGGTGAATCTCTGTACCATGTATCCCAAAGCAGACAGACACTTATGCAGCTTGCCTCTATTCAGTCCACAAGCGATACTTCTGGTAAACCTCTGTACCATGTATCCCAGAGCAGACATACGCTCCTGCAGCTTGCCACTGTTCAGTCCACAAGAGACACTGCTGGTGAATCTCTGTACCATGTATCCCAGagcagacagacactgatgcagcttGCCACTGTTCAGTCCACAAGAGAGACTGCTGGTGAATCTCTGTACCATGTATCCCAGAGCAGACAGACACTTATGCAGCTTGCCACTGTTCAGTCCACAAGAGTGACTTATGGTAAACCTCTGTACCATGTATCCCATAGCAGACAGAAGCTCCTGCAGCTTGCCACTGTTCAGTCCACATGGGAGACTGCTGGTGAATCTCTGTACCATGTCTCCCAGAGCAGACAGACACTTATGGAGCTTGCCACTGTTCAGTCCACAAGAGAGACTGCTGGTAAACCTCTGTGGCATGTATCCCAGAGCAGACGGACATTTATGCAGCTTGCCACTGTTCAGTCCACAAGAGAGACTGCTGGTGAATCTCTGTACCATGTATCCCAGAGCAGACCGATGCTTCTGCAGCTTGCCACTACTCCAGTCCACCAGTGAGAACACTTTTGTTCTAATGTGTAATTTAATTTCTTTGTTGTATGTTGAAATCAATACACCGTCAACCCAGAAAAACTAAATCTTAAAAGAGGGATATGGAATCCTATCATATTGTAGTTTGATCTTTATTTACTTATGTGGTAAATGTGCTTTATATTTTCACCTGCAAGCTTGCTACTTGATAGGAAACCATGCTGTTTCTCATGACGTGTATCTCTGTTTGCTCCCTACCCCTTGTAACGCTGTGTACTTCATTTCAGTAACAGATCTGGGCCCTAATATTTCCCATCTTGTTTAATGTTCTTCACTTGCACTTTTTCTATGTGTCTTTTTTGGCCATATCCTCATTTTACTTGATTAGGTGGTTTATTTCTCTTACCATCTActgttctatttttttattttacgtttGTGTTTTGTTCTCGGTATATCCAGAAGTACGTGCTTGatgcctccttttcttttcaaTGACAGAAACTGGTGCTGACCAGCAGTGCTAGCGTGGTTTTTGAGGGCACAGACATCCAGAATGGAACAGAGGCGCTGCCTTATGCCAAGAAGCCCATTGACTACTACACAGAGACCAAGATCCTGCAGGAGAAGGTAGTGCTGATGGTGGATGGGGAGAGAAGTCGAATAAGGAGGGTCACCTCTCTGAGGGATTCTTCAAACTGAAGTAATCTGCTGATTGGACTGTCCACCCTGGGGCTACTGGCTTCTTTGCTCTGAGCACTTTGGTGCCTTTGCAGATAGGAGAGTTGTGTGCAGGTCTTGTTGTAAGTTCAGCTGATATTACAGTTCACACTTTGCTTGTCAGTGAGCCGTCCAGTGTAATTGAGAGTCTTTTTCCAAAACAGAAGAGGCATTGCTTTCAACACGTGTGGAGCTTCCAAATCTTAGGAATTACATGTTGTGATGCTGTACCTTTCCTCGCAGATATCTGACCATGAATTTAAACTGCGAGAGTGGATAAGCCATGGAATGGATTACTTGCAGATATTGTTGTCGACTTAGATGAAGTCTTAggaatacattttaatacatttctcTTGACGGCTGTAGATTGAGGTGTTAATTTCTTTTTTGACACACTTTTGTGGCTTTTTGCCCAAAGATCCGTATCCATTCTCTTTCCATTTCTCTGCAGTCTAGTTTTATCAATAAACATCATAGCCATGAATGCGTCTGCTTAGCAGATGTCAGGTAGGGCTTTAATGAGCACCCATTGGCTCTTACCAGAATCACAGTGCCCATAATCACTAAAATCCATTTACTGTGTTCAGAACGTAATCAGAGCCTCTTCATTGTTCACTCAGTTCTGCGAGTACGATTGATTTGTCAGAATACCTCGCTGTGGTGAGCAGGAATGAGTTTATTAGGATTTTCCATTTTGTCTTGTGTATCTGCCTAGTAACAAAGGCATCTGTTATTTGAGAGCATGAATGCGTTGGAACGTTCTTCCACCTTAGGATCCAGTCTTTTTCTTGTGTCCCGCCCCGCTGTTCATGAATTCATTGCTTGAACTCGTGAGCGTGTTGCCGAATGATGAAACGCTGGAGTCAGGAGTACGCGGTCCAACTCTTGTGTGCTTTTAAGATCTAACTGGTTGGATGAGATCCAAGTATTGTGTGTTTAGCACAgagcttgtcttttttttttttttttaaacattaatgttGATACATTCAGGGTGCAGGAGGGGCTTATggtagaaggacttttttttttttttttttttttttttacaccaaataaAGTGCAGGAGGTAAGGCCTGTGATGATTTTGAATAATAGGGCGCAGAACCGTACAAAGCCCTGTAGTGAGTACTCATGCCTGGTGAGCTTTGCCTGTGGGACGGATGCTTCGTGACTGAGGGCTAGAGACTATCCTCCATAGCTAGTTTGAACTGTTCTCACCTACATGACTGAAAGGTCTCATCCAGTAGTTACAAACGTCTGGGACCACTTTATTTGTATTATTTAGCCTAGAGGCTACACCTGTGGTTCTTTGACTGGTAAAGTGAACACTAGCCTGTACTTTCAGCTTTGCGTTAGTCCTCATAAAATAGACAGTTAAAACATTTTGCTACCAAGCAACGCTTCTTTTGCTTGTTTAAAATTGGGAATATTCCAGTAGCAATGCTACTGAATAAGTGTGCATTTTTGGCTTATCGTCCACTTCAACTGAGAAATCTGGGGCTGAGTTTGCTGAACTTTTTTTGTTTAGTATTTGCTTGTGTGAAATCTCCATTGAGATCTGGTATTGCTAACAGCAGTTCTGTGGGGCGTCCGAAGATTGAACCTCAAGCTGGACAGATAGATTGAACCCCAATGGAGAAATTAGGAATGTTTAGAGTGTTAAGAAAACTGGAGGAGATAGATACTGAAGTCAAGGCCTTCTTGAGGCCTGTGTGTTTTATCACGGGATGTATCTTTACTCTGACGCTTTCCTCCacaggaagtgctgggggccaacGATCCGGAACACAACTTCCTAACCGCTGCAATTCGCCCTCATGGCATATTTGGTCCGCGAGACCCCCAGCTTGTCCCTATCCTTGTGGAGACAGCAAAGAGTGGCAAAATGAAGTTCATGATTGGGTAAGGACATAGTTCCTGGTGTTTTGTGTGGAGGTCTCAAAACCCACCAACTTTTTTAAAATCCAAGTTAAGATGTAGTGTCCCAGGCTGCTCAGTTGATGTATAACTTCCGTTGCTATGTTTGAGAAAATGTTAACCTCAGACTGTGTGACCTTACATGATCTGTGTCATTTGTTACTATAAGAAGGTTGTCTGTTCAGTCTAACTTTAAAGCAAAAGAGTTGCAGATGAGAAAAGACCAAATGCTGCCTGTGTGAAGTCTGCCTTCCTGCCTGTCCGATGTGAGGCTGGTGTAATGCATGAAGTCTGACCATTGGTTCTCAAAGGGAATCTTGACTCTCTACTTGTAGATGTAGTATTCCTCAAAggttcaaatttacattttttttttcttgatcaACACACCTCAGCAGTAGTAGCTCTGGATAGCTGCTCCAGTCTCTTTTCCAGGCCTACTACTAGCGAGTTATGTGACTTTTTGTTAAGGCTACTATTTTCACAATGCGGAATTGTACATAGTACACAGTTTTGCACTGTTAAAGGGTAGCTCAGTCTGTGTGCAGATTTCCATTTCCCCCCTCTTTTCTtaattttgaaagtatttttgtgtGTGGAGAAACCCCTTCCGCTACCCCTCATCCAGACATGGGGCTGCTTCGCACCCTGGGAGAGAAGTTACTCCAGCCATCTCCTGAATTAAAGCTCTGCCTGGTTCCAGTTTAGGAATGGTTTGGATAGGAGTTTGTGAATGTCCGCTAACACACAAGCTTGTGGGAGTTCATAAACTTACAAAACAAACCATTCCTTGTAGTTTACTCATCTCACCGCTTGTATGAGGTTTCCTACTTGGTGTTGTGTATATTTGTGGTGTACAGTTATGCAGCAATAACTTGATTTACAGTTGTTTGGTCACCTTTTGTGACTACCTGGCAACTGTAAATCCTGCCACTGCACTCATAAATCCTATTGAGAACGCAAATTACTTTGCGAACTAGGCCCTGATCATTGACGTAGTATGGCACAGCAGGGTGGCACATCATGGTGGGCACCACTCCACATTCTTATCTTCCCTACTTTTCATCTAATTAATAGTTAGATCAAATCACTACATGACATACCCCATGGCACTGGGGACTAGAACGCTGTCTGTAAGATGACAAACCTTCGAGAAAAGACTGACCGTCCACTCACCGCCTCTGATAGGGGGAGCAGGCAGAAGAGACCCCATAACGGAACTTACAAGGTGGGTGTAAAATCTGAATCATAAAAACCTGTAGCTGccctgcctttgctgtggtttCCTTGACTAACAagccttctcctccttctgctgTGGTAATTGTGTAGGAAAGGATGTCCATCAGCTGTAATAGAATGACCGCTTTATTCTGCAGCACAATGATGGGCATTGTGTGGCACCTCCATAGCGATGAAACAAGGACCGGTGGGTGCTCACTTCATCACTGGAGACCCAGCCCCCCTTTACCTCTTGAATCAGATCTATTCTGAGTGTATACCAGTGCTCATCACCACAAAATGACATCACTGCAGGAGTTCATATGCTCACTGTGTGAGTTTTACTAGACGTCCGTGACAAATGTTCTACCGTTACAGGAATGGGAAGAATCTAGTGGACTTTACCTACGTGGAAAATGTCGTCCATGGGCACATACTGGCTGCTGAGCATCTGCAAAAAGACTCACCCTTGTGTGGAAAGGTAAATATCTTGTTTGCTCTGTTAGTTCATAAATTATGTAGTAACTCATTCCAGACACAGAAAGTGACATCCTAAGTGTGCACCTCTCCTGGATGAACCACGTGCAGTCCCCCCAGCCTCGGGCTTAAACCCAGTCTTAAGTAGAAAGACTGCATCCTTCCTTCGTCCCAAATGTACACTCTTCTGTGTTCAAGCCTGCACCTTTCCTCCCCGATCAGCCCTGAGATGTACTTCCTAGGGACAAGCCTTTACTTTACCTCCTGACTGATGCCTTTGCTTTGCCTCACAGGCCGGGGCTTTCCTTCCTGTGTCAGAGCCTTCACCTTCTCTCCTTCCTAAGGCTGAACCCAGCACCTTTTCTCCTTCCCCAGCTGAACACTGCACCTTCCCTCCTTCCCCGGCTGAACCCTGCACCTTCTCTCCTTCCTGTGTCTGAGCCTGCACCTTCCCTCCTTCCTAAGGCTGAACCCAGCACCTTCCCTCCTTCCCCAGCTGAACCCTGCACCTTCCCTCCTTCCCCGGCTGCACCCTGCACCTTCCCTCCTTCCCCGGCTGCACCCTGCACCTTCCCTCCTTCCCCGGCTGCACCCTGCACCTTCCCTCCTTCCCCGGCTGCACCCTGCACCTTCCCTCCTTCCCCGGCTGCACCCTGCACCTTCCCTCCTTCCCCGGCTGCACCCTGCACCTTCCCTCCTTCCCCGGCTGCACCCTGCATCTTCCCTCCTTCCCCGGCTGCACCCTGCATCTTCCCGGCTGACCCCTGCATCTTCCCTCCTTCCCCGGCTGACCCCTGCATCTTCCCTCCTTCCCCGTCTGACCCCTGCACTTTTTCTCCTTCCCCAGCTAAACCCTGCACCTTCTCTCCTTCCTGTGTCTGAGCCTGCACTTTTTCTCCTTCCTGTGTCTGAGCCTGCACGTTCTCTCCTTCCCCGGCTGAACCCTGCACCTTCTCTCCTTCCCCGGCTGAACCCTGGACCTCCTCTCCTTCCCTGGCTGAACCCTGCACCTTCTCTCCCACCAGGCCCAAGCTTGTGCCCTCTGCTTCTCCAGTCCACAAGTCTGCAACATCTCTCCTGACTGAAATCCGTTTCTTTCTTCTCACAAACCTgcagccttccccccccccccgtccacCCTACAGCATTACCTTTCTCACTAACTCTACTGCATTCTGTTCTTCATCCGCCTTGCAGTGTTTGCTGTTGGCTCAGCCCTGTAATCTTTCTTGTCATTCCTGGAATTTCCCAACCTAGTTTACACTTAAATTTGAGCTAACTCTCACTCCCTCCTGTCAGGAATATTGAAGTAGTAACGTGAGAGTCGCGAGAAGCAGAACATTTAGCAGGACCTGTTCTTCAGGGCACCCAGTGGTAAGGAGGACAGTAGTAGTATGCATTTGAAGGCACGTTCTAAGCCCATGGCTGAGGTCAGGTAGAGTGCCTGGAAGAATGACATTCATAGCGCTCCATAGAGGCAGAATATTAGATGGCTGTTGTATCTTTGGCCGACCCATGACTGCGCGAGGGTATGTTAAACTTTGTGCATACTCGTTTGCAAGAAAAGGAagtaagctatccatgccacaaAAGGCTCAAGATGCAGGAGTGACCCTTTTAGGTGGAACGCTAGTTGTGCTGCTGAAGTTTTGAAAACTTTGGACTTCACCCTTACTTTTTCTTGGCTGCCTATCCTGTTGTGGAATACACTGCTTTTGTTTCTGTGGCCCCCTCCTCATGACAGTGTTTAATGTTTGCTAGTTGTTAACGCTTCCTCACTTTAACTGTTgtctctccctccacctctcctttCAGGCGTATCACATCACAAATGATGAGCCCATTCCATTCTGGACATTCCTCTCGCGGATTCTGGTAGGCTTGAACTATGATGCCCCCAAGTACTGCATCCCCTACTGGCTGGCATATTATCTGGCGCTGCTCCTGTCTCTCATCGTCCTGATACTGAGCCCACTCGTCAGGATCAAGCCAACCTTCTCCCCCATGCGCGTGGCTCTGGCCGGAACGTTTCACTATTACAGTTGTGAGGCGGCGAAGAAGGACATGGGCTACCGTCCAGTGGTCGGACTGGAGGAGGCGTTGGAAAAGACCATCCAAAGCTATCAGAAGCTGCGACGGAGCGTGTAGGTGCAAGGAGGACCTGCGGCTACTGAGAGGAACATGGGCTACCAGCTAGTGCTCTGCTTGGAGGAGGCCGTGGAAAAGAACTCTCAGGATCCTTGGATGTGCTGGCATGCGTAGGACCGAGCAGGCCTGCCTGAACCTTCTTCAGAGCTACAAAGGCTGATGCTTACTTGACTGGATTGAAAAAGAAACCTATGAGAGGAAACTTTTGATTTACAAACTCACAGACTCTACTGTGCAGTGCTGATGATTGACATATAATACCAGCTACTTTTACACCGTGGTTGCCATGTTTTCAATGGCATCTCACACCTGCTCCTTATACATCATTCCAGAAATGATTGAGAAAGAAAAGCGGTGATGGATTTTTGCAGAGCAGCACCTGGACCATCTGTTACTCTGAAAGTGTTAATGAAATGGGACCTTTGTGTGTTGTGGCCGGTTGGTGAGGTGACAGATGAACTACATGagttactgtgaggttttggtaaAGTGACTGCCTGTGTGAAGCGGTAATGATGGTAAgttgtcatttacattttttagaTGAATTGTAAGACCTGTTGGAGGTGTTTGTGCTGTTGAGCTGGAGTAGGTGTGATTAGTTTGGTGTGAGTTTGTGTTGAAGTACAAAAGTAATGACTGTGTTTGTGTCTGTGCTTGAGCTGACAGTGGGGTTTGTTGGCTGTGCTAATGTGGGGACAGGAGTTGTCAGTTTGATTGTTTGGGTGTGGCCTTGTGACTTAATAATATGGACAGTCTGGTTGTTTTACTAAAGTAAAAGTTTGTAATAGGATGAGTTTGACTGTGTGAATGCTGGAACTTTCCCATTATTGCAGTGGGGGGTGGATTGTTTAAAGTGTT is a genomic window containing:
- the NSDHL gene encoding sterol-4-alpha-carboxylate 3-dehydrogenase, decarboxylating, producing MATRLRPASKKCTVIGGSGFLGQHMVERLLEKGYSVNVFDIRKGFENERVQFFLGDLCSKQDLLAALQGVTTVFHCASPAPSSDNRDLFYKVNYVGTRTVLEACKEAGVQKLVLTSSASVVFEGTDIQNGTEALPYAKKPIDYYTETKILQEKEVLGANDPEHNFLTAAIRPHGIFGPRDPQLVPILVETAKSGKMKFMIGNGKNLVDFTYVENVVHGHILAAEHLQKDSPLCGKAYHITNDEPIPFWTFLSRILVGLNYDAPKYCIPYWLAYYLALLLSLIVLILSPLVRIKPTFSPMRVALAGTFHYYSCEAAKKDMGYRPVVGLEEALEKTIQSYQKLRRSV